In Desulfomonile tiedjei DSM 6799, a genomic segment contains:
- the trpD gene encoding anthranilate phosphoribosyltransferase — MLKEAIKKATAKENLTRQESEEAMEEIMAGQATGAQIGAFLTALKMKGETVDEITGAATVMRRKARPVELDLMEAPLIDTCGTGGDGTGTFNISTTVAFILAGAGVRVAKHGNRSVSSSCGSADVLGELGANLDHTPEEVSRCIRDTGFGFLFAPMFHVAMKHAAGPRREMGIRTLFNVLGPLTNPAGASCQLVGVYDPALTEPIAYALQGLGIESAIVAHGMDGLDEISLSSVTKISRLHKETVTTTYFDPAELGMEKCPLEAVKGGNAKENAVHLLNVLEGKPGPRRDIALINAAAACIVADKAGDMAEGLEVARKAVDSGAARRKLDEFLAFGSA; from the coding sequence ATGCTCAAAGAAGCAATTAAGAAAGCCACTGCAAAGGAAAATCTTACTCGGCAGGAATCCGAGGAGGCTATGGAAGAAATCATGGCCGGCCAGGCTACCGGCGCTCAGATCGGAGCTTTTCTGACCGCGTTGAAGATGAAAGGAGAGACCGTGGATGAAATCACCGGGGCTGCCACGGTAATGCGTCGGAAAGCTCGCCCGGTCGAACTGGATCTCATGGAGGCTCCGCTTATCGACACCTGCGGAACCGGAGGCGACGGGACCGGCACATTCAACATTTCAACCACGGTCGCTTTCATTCTTGCCGGAGCAGGAGTTCGGGTGGCAAAACACGGAAACAGATCGGTTTCCAGTTCCTGCGGAAGCGCTGATGTGCTCGGAGAATTGGGAGCTAACCTCGACCATACTCCGGAAGAAGTGAGCCGATGTATTCGAGATACCGGATTCGGTTTTCTGTTTGCTCCGATGTTTCATGTGGCCATGAAGCACGCTGCCGGTCCACGACGGGAAATGGGTATTCGTACTCTGTTCAACGTGCTCGGACCGCTCACGAATCCCGCGGGCGCGTCCTGCCAGTTGGTGGGTGTCTACGATCCGGCCCTCACGGAACCCATTGCCTACGCGCTTCAGGGACTTGGCATCGAATCGGCAATCGTTGCGCACGGGATGGACGGGCTGGACGAAATCTCGTTGTCCTCGGTGACCAAGATTTCTCGTCTTCACAAGGAGACTGTGACCACCACCTATTTCGATCCTGCTGAACTGGGGATGGAGAAGTGCCCTCTTGAGGCAGTGAAAGGCGGAAATGCAAAAGAAAACGCCGTACACCTTCTGAACGTATTGGAAGGAAAACCGGGTCCCCGGAGAGATATAGCTCTCATAAACGCAGCCGCTGCATGCATTGTTGCCGATAAAGCAGGGGATATGGCCGAAGGGCTTGAAGTGGCTAGGAAAGCAGTGGATTCAGGGGCAGCTCGCCGGAAACTGGACGAATTCCTTGCCTTCGGGAGTGCGTGA
- the trpC gene encoding indole-3-glycerol phosphate synthase TrpC — MSGFLQKIVKIKAERLALQIAHANAGALEAQARLASPPKAFLDAFRGPGIHIIAEIKRASPSKGLLNADLEPASLARTYASGGACAISVLTEEDHFRGSLSDLKEVRRAVPLPILRKDFILEPFQIFEARLAGADSILLIAAVLDEGTLKSLIELSRSMAMEPLVEIHDKYELSMALNVGAGLIGINNRDLRTFGTDLNVTVKLAGLIPSDRTIISESGIRTHQDISRLRDAGVHGFLIGETLVKSPDPEAALQELLHA; from the coding sequence ATGTCCGGATTTTTGCAGAAAATTGTCAAAATCAAAGCCGAACGACTCGCGCTTCAAATCGCTCATGCAAATGCAGGAGCATTGGAGGCGCAAGCCAGGCTGGCATCTCCGCCGAAGGCATTTCTCGATGCTTTTAGAGGACCGGGAATACATATCATTGCTGAGATCAAAAGAGCATCGCCATCGAAAGGTTTGCTGAATGCTGACTTGGAACCCGCTAGCCTTGCTCGAACCTATGCATCAGGTGGGGCTTGTGCGATTTCGGTCCTTACAGAGGAAGACCATTTTCGCGGGAGTCTTTCAGACCTTAAGGAAGTTCGCAGAGCGGTCCCGCTGCCGATCCTCCGAAAGGATTTCATCCTGGAACCTTTCCAAATTTTTGAAGCTCGGCTTGCCGGAGCAGATTCTATTCTCCTTATTGCCGCCGTCCTGGATGAAGGGACTTTGAAATCACTCATTGAGTTGAGCCGAAGCATGGCCATGGAACCGTTAGTGGAAATCCATGACAAATACGAACTCAGTATGGCACTTAACGTCGGCGCCGGGTTGATCGGTATCAACAACCGCGATCTGAGGACGTTCGGGACCGATCTGAATGTTACCGTGAAACTCGCGGGCCTCATTCCAAGCGACAGAACAATCATATCGGAGAGTGGCATTCGCACTCACCAGGATATCTCACGTTTGCGGGACGCCGGGGTGCACGGTTTTCTTATAGGCGAAACGCTCGTGAAATCCCCTGATCCGGAAGCCGCGCTTCAGGAGCTGTTACATGCTTGA
- a CDS encoding phosphoribosylanthranilate isomerase, which translates to MLDTHVRVKICGITRIEDAIAAVRSGADALGFVFYAGSPRFIHPEDARDIIRRMPPFVTTVGVFVNEERNRIEAMSRTSGIHSIQLHGSEHPEDCSGFDRPVFKALRVSGLESLASIQLYETAGILLDSAVPGTWGGTGTVPDWKCIGDFLDKDISGIRKRLILAGGLTAENVKMAVKIVRPWAVDVSSGVEFEPGIKNHEKMKEFTYAVHCATCA; encoded by the coding sequence ATGCTTGATACGCATGTCCGTGTGAAAATCTGCGGGATTACCCGTATTGAAGATGCGATTGCAGCGGTGAGATCCGGTGCTGATGCGTTGGGCTTCGTCTTTTATGCAGGGAGCCCGCGGTTCATTCATCCGGAAGATGCCCGCGATATCATCCGTCGGATGCCTCCGTTTGTTACGACGGTGGGCGTATTCGTCAATGAAGAACGAAACAGAATTGAAGCAATGAGCCGTACGTCCGGCATACACTCGATCCAATTGCATGGTTCAGAGCACCCCGAGGATTGCAGCGGTTTCGACAGGCCAGTCTTCAAGGCTCTGCGCGTGAGCGGACTGGAAAGTCTGGCTTCGATCCAACTCTATGAGACGGCTGGAATACTCCTGGACTCGGCAGTGCCCGGAACATGGGGTGGAACTGGAACCGTTCCGGACTGGAAATGTATTGGAGACTTTCTCGACAAAGACATTTCGGGAATACGAAAACGGTTGATTCTTGCCGGAGGATTGACTGCAGAGAACGTCAAAATGGCCGTCAAAATCGTTCGACCGTGGGCAGTCGATGTTTCCTCCGGAGTGGAATTCGAGCCGGGAATCAAGAATCACGAAAAAATGAAGGAGTTCACATATGCGGTGCACTGCGCAACCTGCGCTTGA
- the trpB gene encoding tryptophan synthase subunit beta → MRCTAQPALDTVPDIKGYYGQFGGRFVPEILITPLLELEEVFLDIVHSPDFSQRLIRLLETYAGRETPLFQASRLAAKWGKAKLYLKREDLLHTGAHKINNTLGQALLARHMGKRNVIAETGAGQHGVATAAAAALLGLECKVFMGEEDIRRQAPNVFRMKLMGAEVIPVASGTATLKDAMNEAMRHWATYIRDTFYVIGSVAGPHPYPLMVRHFQSVIGQETRRQILRAEGRLPDKIVACVGGGSNAAGMFHAFLEDESVKLIGVEAGGLGIESGKHGATICAGEPGVFHGSRSYVLQDENGQIKEAHSISAGLDYPGVGPEHSFLASKGRVKYVPINDDEALEAFSELCKTEGIIPALESSHALAQAKKEMALMQSGEICVVNLSGRGDKDMPIIEKVLAGD, encoded by the coding sequence ATGCGGTGCACTGCGCAACCTGCGCTTGATACAGTTCCCGACATAAAGGGATATTATGGACAATTCGGAGGGCGCTTTGTCCCCGAGATTCTCATTACTCCACTTCTCGAGCTGGAAGAAGTCTTTCTCGACATAGTTCATTCGCCTGATTTCTCACAAAGACTGATTCGATTACTGGAGACCTATGCGGGCAGGGAAACGCCTTTATTCCAGGCCTCACGTTTGGCCGCGAAGTGGGGAAAAGCAAAACTCTACTTGAAACGCGAAGATCTCCTGCATACCGGGGCTCATAAAATCAACAATACGCTCGGTCAGGCGCTTCTCGCACGGCACATGGGGAAGCGCAACGTGATAGCTGAAACCGGCGCAGGCCAGCATGGTGTCGCAACTGCCGCTGCTGCTGCTCTCCTTGGACTGGAATGTAAGGTGTTCATGGGGGAGGAGGATATTCGCAGGCAGGCGCCGAATGTTTTCCGTATGAAGCTCATGGGCGCTGAGGTGATTCCGGTCGCCTCAGGAACGGCAACACTCAAGGATGCCATGAATGAAGCAATGCGGCACTGGGCCACGTATATCAGAGATACGTTTTACGTCATCGGGTCCGTAGCCGGGCCGCATCCATATCCGCTCATGGTGAGACATTTTCAATCCGTTATAGGCCAGGAAACCCGGCGGCAAATACTCAGGGCTGAAGGCAGGCTGCCCGACAAAATCGTTGCATGCGTCGGTGGAGGAAGCAACGCGGCGGGAATGTTCCATGCATTCCTGGAGGATGAGAGCGTAAAACTGATCGGAGTGGAAGCTGGCGGTCTGGGAATAGAATCCGGCAAACACGGAGCTACAATCTGCGCGGGCGAGCCAGGGGTGTTTCACGGTTCGCGATCTTACGTGCTCCAGGACGAAAACGGTCAGATCAAGGAAGCTCATTCCATTTCGGCAGGGCTGGACTATCCGGGCGTGGGGCCGGAGCACTCGTTCCTCGCATCCAAGGGACGAGTCAAATACGTTCCTATCAATGATGACGAAGCCCTGGAAGCATTCAGTGAGCTCTGCAAGACAGAAGGGATCATTCCCGCGCTGGAATCGTCCCATGCTTTGGCCCAGGCAAAGAAAGAAATGGCGCTGATGCAAAGTGGCGAGATCTGTGTCGTGAATTTATCCGGCAGGGGTGACAAGGACATGCCCATAATCGAAAAAGTGCTGGCAGGTGACTGA
- the trpA gene encoding tryptophan synthase subunit alpha produces MKRIAETFENLRNQDKTAFIPFSVAGFPDVNASLEIFLKLAEAGNVVEFGFPFSDPTADGPVIQQAAHTAIQNGMNMDAAFEMIRKIRTRTDTPIIFFSYFNPIHKYGPARFAATAAECGVDGVLVVDLPMEESHFLKPQTDAAGIAWINLATPTTPEARIQDMNHNGSGFLYYVSRTGVTGANGGLPTDLAQQCSKLRVLSELPVAVGFGIATPEDAANLRGHADGVVVGSAIVSHVATKGIGTELDSWLKTMTDSLA; encoded by the coding sequence ATGAAAAGAATTGCAGAAACGTTCGAAAATCTCCGCAATCAGGATAAGACCGCATTCATCCCGTTTTCCGTTGCAGGCTTTCCGGATGTGAATGCGTCGCTGGAAATATTCCTGAAATTGGCCGAAGCGGGCAATGTCGTGGAGTTCGGATTTCCCTTCTCAGACCCGACAGCAGATGGACCTGTGATCCAGCAGGCCGCACACACCGCAATCCAAAACGGGATGAATATGGATGCGGCTTTTGAAATGATCCGAAAGATCCGAACTAGAACGGACACCCCGATTATCTTCTTCAGCTATTTCAATCCCATACACAAGTACGGTCCTGCACGGTTTGCAGCAACTGCAGCAGAGTGCGGCGTTGACGGTGTCCTCGTGGTGGACCTTCCTATGGAAGAATCTCATTTCCTCAAGCCTCAAACCGATGCCGCAGGAATTGCCTGGATCAACCTGGCCACACCGACGACTCCGGAAGCTCGCATTCAAGATATGAACCATAACGGTTCGGGGTTTCTGTATTACGTCTCCAGGACCGGAGTGACCGGTGCAAATGGCGGGCTTCCCACAGATCTTGCACAGCAATGCAGCAAACTCCGCGTATTGTCTGAACTCCCCGTGGCAGTCGGGTTCGGCATAGCAACTCCTGAAGATGCAGCAAACCTGCGGGGACACGCGGACGGCGTAGTCGTCGGAAGCGCTATCGTTTCCCACGTTGCAACCAAGGGAATCGGCACAGAATTGGATTCGTGGCTGAAAACGATGACGGATAGTTTAGCGTGA
- a CDS encoding endonuclease III domain-containing protein: protein MRDNCDIHRVVDILRRSVESLAVPIVTEISRKRRDPFDVLVSTVLSLRTKDDVTRVASRRLLAVASTPEALADLPEEEIEKLIFPVGFYRTKARNLRQLARDLLQKYGGKVPDDLDELLTIKGVGRKTANLVITLGFGQQGICVDTHVHRVSNRLGYVSTKTPEQTEMALRAKLPAEYWIEYNDLLVTWGQNICRPISPFCSKCPVLVCCNQIGVTQHR, encoded by the coding sequence TTGAGAGACAATTGCGACATCCACAGAGTAGTAGATATTTTGAGACGCTCTGTAGAGTCCCTTGCCGTACCAATCGTTACCGAGATATCACGGAAGAGGCGCGATCCATTCGACGTTCTCGTGAGTACAGTCCTTTCTCTCCGTACAAAAGACGATGTTACCAGAGTTGCTTCACGGAGACTCCTAGCTGTGGCGAGCACTCCTGAAGCGCTTGCCGATCTGCCGGAAGAAGAGATCGAGAAGCTCATCTTCCCCGTGGGTTTCTATAGAACCAAGGCCAGGAATCTCAGGCAGCTCGCCCGGGATTTGCTGCAAAAGTATGGCGGTAAAGTTCCTGACGACCTGGACGAATTGCTTACCATCAAAGGGGTGGGCAGGAAAACTGCCAACCTGGTGATCACTTTGGGGTTCGGTCAACAGGGAATCTGCGTGGACACTCATGTGCACCGGGTGAGCAATCGACTCGGGTACGTGAGCACCAAGACACCCGAACAGACAGAAATGGCGCTTAGAGCCAAGCTGCCTGCAGAATACTGGATCGAGTACAATGACCTGCTCGTGACCTGGGGCCAGAATATCTGCCGCCCCATCTCTCCTTTCTGCTCCAAATGTCCGGTTCTGGTGTGCTGCAATCAAATCGGCGTCACCCAACACAGATGA
- the trpS gene encoding tryptophan--tRNA ligase: protein MRVLSGIQPSGSLHLGNYLGMMKPMLSYMDRAELFVFIVNFHALTSVAEPDKLARGTLEAAADFLALGLDPNRCVFWVQSDVPEVTELAWILTCITPMGLLERCHSYKDKIAKGISPNHGLFAYPVLMAADILLYQSNLVPVGKDQKQHIEVTRDIALKFNYTYGDTFVIPEGEISDDIATIPGVDGQKMSKSYGNTIEIFLDEKELRKKVMSITTDSTPVDQPKNPETCNLFQIYRHFAPRSRVEEVHRLYIEGGAAYGTLKKELVGILWDYFKDSREKRAELLADETYIRKVLAMGAEKARNIGEKTLELVRQRVGTRY from the coding sequence TTGAGAGTCTTATCAGGCATTCAGCCCAGCGGGTCCCTGCACCTGGGAAATTATCTGGGCATGATGAAACCCATGCTGTCGTACATGGACAGAGCGGAGCTGTTCGTGTTTATCGTGAACTTCCACGCCCTGACCAGTGTGGCGGAACCGGACAAGCTTGCCCGTGGTACCCTGGAGGCGGCCGCGGATTTTCTCGCTCTTGGGCTCGATCCGAATCGCTGCGTTTTTTGGGTGCAATCCGATGTACCGGAGGTGACCGAACTCGCCTGGATACTCACCTGTATAACCCCCATGGGATTGCTTGAGCGATGTCATTCTTACAAGGATAAGATCGCCAAGGGAATCAGCCCCAATCATGGACTGTTTGCATATCCGGTTCTCATGGCTGCAGACATACTACTCTATCAGTCGAATCTCGTCCCTGTGGGAAAGGATCAAAAGCAGCACATAGAGGTTACCCGGGATATCGCTCTGAAGTTCAACTACACGTACGGCGATACATTCGTAATTCCGGAAGGCGAAATCAGCGACGATATTGCAACGATTCCAGGGGTGGACGGACAGAAAATGTCCAAATCCTATGGCAATACCATCGAGATTTTCCTGGACGAAAAAGAGCTTCGGAAAAAAGTAATGAGTATCACGACGGATTCTACTCCGGTGGATCAGCCGAAGAATCCCGAAACCTGCAATCTGTTTCAGATTTATCGACATTTCGCTCCACGCTCCAGGGTGGAAGAGGTGCACCGTCTCTATATCGAGGGTGGGGCCGCGTACGGGACCTTGAAAAAAGAGCTGGTAGGAATCTTGTGGGACTATTTCAAGGATTCCAGAGAAAAACGAGCGGAACTGCTTGCAGATGAGACCTATATCCGGAAAGTACTGGCTATGGGAGCCGAAAAGGCCAGAAACATCGGTGAGAAAACCCTGGAACTCGTGCGACAACGCGTAGGAACACGCTATTGA